GCTGGGTATTCGCCAGGTGGTGCAGAATCCGCAGGTACTGGCGGCGCTGAACCCGCTGCACGCGGTGTCCTTCTTTGCGGCCAACCCGGTGCTGGGTTTTCTGGCGCTGGGCGGCTCGGTGCTGGCGCTGACCGGTGGCGAGGCGCTGTACGCCGACATGGGCCATTTCGGTCGCCGTCCGATCCAGCTGGCCTGGTTCAGCCTGGTGCTGCCGTCGCTGGTGCTCAACTACTTTGGCCAGGGCGCGCTGCTGCTGAGCAACCCGCAGGCCATCGATAACCCGTTCTACCTGCTGGCGCCGGGCTGGGCGCTGCTGCCGATGGTGATCCTGGCCACGCTGGCCACGGTGATCGCCTCGCAGGCGGTAATCTCCGGCGCCTACTCCATTACCCGCCAGGCCATCCAGCTGGGCTACGTGCCGCGCATGGAGGTGCTGCACACATCCAGCAAGGAAATCGGCCAGATCTATCTGCCGGCGGTGAACTGGGCGCTCTTGGCGGCGGTGGCCGCGCTGGTGATCGGTTTTGGCTCCTCCGGCAAGCTGGCAGCGGCCTACGGTATTGCGGTAACCGGCACCATGGTGATCACCACCATCCTGACTTTCATCGTTGCCCGCCACCAGTGGCACTGGAGCGCAAGCAAGTGCCGGCTGATCCTGGGTGGCCTGCTGGTGGTGGACCTGGCCTACTTCAGCGCCAATGCCTTCAAGCTGTTCGAAGGCGGCTGGTTCCCGCTGGCCATGGGCCTGCTGGTGTTCACCGTGATGACCACCTGGAAGCGTGGCCGCCAGCTGGTGCACGACAAGCTGGCCGAGGAGGGCATGCCGCTGGACCAGTTCGTGGAATTCATGGCGCCTGCCGTGCCGCGCGTGCAGGGCACCGCCATCTTCATGACCTCCGACACCAACAGCACGCCGCATGCGCTGCTGCACAGCATGAAGCACTACAAGAGCCTGCATGAACGCGTGGTGATCCTCACCGTGGACACCGCCGACATTCCGTATATCGCACCGAAAGAACGGGTGGTGGTGGAGGAGATGGGCGAGCAGTTCTTCCGCGTGAAGGTAGTGTTCGGTTTCATGGACGAGCCGGATGTGCCCGCCACGCTGGTCGAGTGCGAAAAGCAGGGCCTGGTGCTGGAGATGATGGACACCTCCTTCTTCCTCGGCCGCGAAACGCTGATCCCGAAAGTGGGCGCCGGCGTGATGAGCAACTGGCGCGAGAAGCTGTTCCTTGCCATGTTCCGCAACGCGGGCTCGGCGTCGTCCTACTTCAAGCTGCCGCCCAACCGGGTGGTGGAGCTGGGCTCGCAGCTGGCGCTGTAAGCTGCCCGCCGGCCGCAAACGAAACGCCCACCGCATGGTGGGCGTTTTGCATGGGGGAGCCGCTTGCTAACGGCAGGGCGCAGGCCCGGTAAAACCGGGCGTTTCTCCATCCATGCCGGACAGGGTTGGCCGCAAGCTGGCGGCCCGCCCTGTGGCGCTTTTGCCCTGCAAGTGGCGGGTTACGGTGCCTGTCTGTGGTAGTGGCGCACGCAGTGGCGGCCATCCGCCTTGGCCTGGTACATCGCGGCATCGGCATGCTGCACCAGGTCTTCGGCGCTGCCGCCATCGTCCGGGTAAAGGCTGGTGCCGATGCTGGCTCCCAGGTCGATGGGCAGGCCATCCACCTGCTGTACCCGGTTCAAGAGGCCAAGCAGGCGCTGGCCGACTTCCGCCACCGGCGGCGCGCCGGTTTCGCCTTGCAGATAGAGGATGAACTCGTCGCCGCCCAGCCGGGCCACCACGTCGCCTTCGCGCACGACTTGCTGCAGTTGCTGTGCCACATGCAGCAGCAGTTTGTCGCCGACGGCATGGCCGTGGCTGTCGTTGACCCGCTTGAACAGGTCCAGATCGACAAACAGTACCGCCAGGCTGTTGCCGGTGTGCCGGCAGCATTCGATGGCGCCGTTCAGCCGCAGGTAGAAGGCGCTGCGGTTCAGCAGCCCGGTCAGCGCGTCGTGCTGCGCCATATGCTGCAGCGCCAGCTCGTTTTCCCGGCGCTGGGTGATGTCGGCATGCGCGCCCATGATGCGCAGCGCCTTGCCGCTGGCGTCGCGCTCGATCACCCTGCCGCGGTCCCACAGCCAGGTGATGCGGCCATCCGGGCCGATGGTGCGGTACTCCGCCTCGTAGCTGTCGGTCTCGTCGCGCAGGTGGGCAAAGTAGTTGGCCACCACGCGTTCGCGGTCGTCCGGATGCACCTTGGCATACCAGGCATCGAAGTGGGAGGCCATATCGCCCGGCTTGAAGTTCTGCAGGTTGAATACCTGTAGCTCGCCGCTGGGCGGGCGGCCCTGCCACAGGCACAGCCCGGTGCCATCCAGGGCGGCATTCAGCTTTTCCTGCTGATCGGCAATCAGTTGCCGTGCGGCGGCCAGCTCCTGGCGCAGGCTGGCCAGTTCGCGTTGCAGCGCTTGCTCATCGCTAAGGGTGGGGGAAGGTGCCATGGTGCTCGGGGTGGCTGGAACAATCTGTCCGTCACTATATCAAGAGCGTGGCATGGCAGGCGGGTAAAGGCCGACAGGGCGAAAGCCCGGCAAAGCCGGGCATTTCGCCTGTCATCTCACGGTTCGGTTAGCGGGTTGGCCGCAAGCCGCTGCAATCGGCGGAACGCCCCTGTGGGGCTTCCGCCCTACGCATGGGGCTACGGTTTGACGTGCGGGCAGCTCAGCGCAGCTTCTCCAGCAGCTGGTAGTACCACATGCCCGCCGCCAGCAGCGGGTTGCCGAGCTTGCTGCCCAGCGGCACGCGCACATGCTTGCAGGCGGCAAAGGTGTCGAAGCGCGCCAGCGTGCCGGTAATGGCCTCGGCCATGATCTGGCCCATGATGTGGCTGCTGGCCACGCCGTGGCCGGAGTAACCCTGGCAGTACCACACGTTGTCCGACAGCTTGCCCAGCTGCGGGATGCGGTTCACCACGATGCCCATCGCGCAGCTCCACTGGTAATCGATCTCCACGCCCTTGAGCTGCGGGAAGGTGCGCTCGATGCACGGGCGCAGTTCGGCGGCGATGTCGCGCGAGTCGCGGCCGGAGTAGTTGGCGCCACCGCCGAACAGCAGGCGGCCGTCGGCGGTCAGGCGGTAGTAGTCGAGCACGAAGCGGCAGTCGTACACCGCCAGATCCTGCGGGTTGAGCAGTTTTGCCAGCTCGCCCAGCGGGCGGGTGGTGACGATGCCGCCCATGGCCGGGAAGATCTTGCCGGAGAGCTGATTCTGTTCCAGCTTGTGATACACGTCGCCGGCCAGCAGCACCTGGCGGGCGTTGATGCGCCCCTGCGGCGTGATGATGGCCGGTCTGTCGCCATGCACGATGTCCAGCACCTCGGTGTGCTCAAATATCTGCGCGCCCAGGCTGGCGGCGGCGCGTGCCTCGCCCAGACACAGGTTCAGCGGGTGCAGGTGCAGGTTGCGGGTGTTCTTCAGCGCGCCGTGGTAGAGGCCGGTGGCCAGGTGTTCGCGCACGGCGGCGGCGTCCAGCAGGGTGACCTGTTCGCCCATGCCGCGGCGCTGCGCCTCTTCGTAGCTGCTGCGCAGCTCGGCCATGTGCGCCGGTTTCATTGCCGCGTGCAGGTGGCCGTGCTTGAGGTCGCAGGCGATGCCGTACTTCGCCACGCGCTGCTCGATGATGTCGTGGCCGCGCCAGCGCAGCCACCAGATGAAATCGTCCACCGCCGTGCCCAGCGTATTGCGCATCTGCTTGCGCATCGCCTCGTCGCCGGACAGGCTGCCGGTGACCTGGCCGCCGTTGCGACCGCTGGCCCCCCAGCCGATCTTGTTCTGCTCGACGATGGCCACTTTCAGGCCGCGCTCGGCCAGCTCCACCGCGCTGGCGACGCCGGTAAAGCCACCGCCGATGATGGCCACATCGACCTCCACCGTGCCTTGCAGCGCAGGGTAGTCGCTTTCCTCATGGATGGTGGCGCTGTAGTAGGACGGGCTGCGCGGCGCGCTGCCGCCTTGGAAACGTGCGTTCATGTCTGACTCCGGGTGTGCCGTTGCCGTCGCGCCGAAGGTTGGCCGCAAGCAACAGGCAGGGTTGGCCGCAGCGGCGGGAGCCGGCTGGCGGGCAGGTGGTGCCAAGAGGGAGTAGCAGGAGTCAGGCGGGGTCGGGATGCGGGTTGCGCGCGTGGCGGCAGTGGTATTGCGCCCAGAAGGCGAGCACGGCATTGACTACGCCCAGGCAGGCGTGATGACGCGGGGGCAGCGTG
This Vogesella sp. LIG4 DNA region includes the following protein-coding sequences:
- a CDS encoding FAD-binding oxidoreductase, which gives rise to MNARFQGGSAPRSPSYYSATIHEESDYPALQGTVEVDVAIIGGGFTGVASAVELAERGLKVAIVEQNKIGWGASGRNGGQVTGSLSGDEAMRKQMRNTLGTAVDDFIWWLRWRGHDIIEQRVAKYGIACDLKHGHLHAAMKPAHMAELRSSYEEAQRRGMGEQVTLLDAAAVREHLATGLYHGALKNTRNLHLHPLNLCLGEARAAASLGAQIFEHTEVLDIVHGDRPAIITPQGRINARQVLLAGDVYHKLEQNQLSGKIFPAMGGIVTTRPLGELAKLLNPQDLAVYDCRFVLDYYRLTADGRLLFGGGANYSGRDSRDIAAELRPCIERTFPQLKGVEIDYQWSCAMGIVVNRIPQLGKLSDNVWYCQGYSGHGVASSHIMGQIMAEAITGTLARFDTFAACKHVRVPLGSKLGNPLLAAGMWYYQLLEKLR
- a CDS encoding sensor domain-containing diguanylate cyclase — protein: MAPSPTLSDEQALQRELASLRQELAAARQLIADQQEKLNAALDGTGLCLWQGRPPSGELQVFNLQNFKPGDMASHFDAWYAKVHPDDRERVVANYFAHLRDETDSYEAEYRTIGPDGRITWLWDRGRVIERDASGKALRIMGAHADITQRRENELALQHMAQHDALTGLLNRSAFYLRLNGAIECCRHTGNSLAVLFVDLDLFKRVNDSHGHAVGDKLLLHVAQQLQQVVREGDVVARLGGDEFILYLQGETGAPPVAEVGQRLLGLLNRVQQVDGLPIDLGASIGTSLYPDDGGSAEDLVQHADAAMYQAKADGRHCVRHYHRQAP
- a CDS encoding potassium transporter Kup encodes the protein MSSTQHSGRMAALSLAALGVVYGDIGTSPLYTMKEIFAGSHPVPLTHGNILGILSLVLWSLVVVVAFKYVSIIMRADNKGEGGIMALMALVLHHAKSKKQVAFLMLLGLFGAALFYGDSIITPAISVLSAVEGLGIVTPKLTAYILPISLAVLFGLFVMQKHGTEKVGALFGPVMVLWFLVLALLGIRQVVQNPQVLAALNPLHAVSFFAANPVLGFLALGGSVLALTGGEALYADMGHFGRRPIQLAWFSLVLPSLVLNYFGQGALLLSNPQAIDNPFYLLAPGWALLPMVILATLATVIASQAVISGAYSITRQAIQLGYVPRMEVLHTSSKEIGQIYLPAVNWALLAAVAALVIGFGSSGKLAAAYGIAVTGTMVITTILTFIVARHQWHWSASKCRLILGGLLVVDLAYFSANAFKLFEGGWFPLAMGLLVFTVMTTWKRGRQLVHDKLAEEGMPLDQFVEFMAPAVPRVQGTAIFMTSDTNSTPHALLHSMKHYKSLHERVVILTVDTADIPYIAPKERVVVEEMGEQFFRVKVVFGFMDEPDVPATLVECEKQGLVLEMMDTSFFLGRETLIPKVGAGVMSNWREKLFLAMFRNAGSASSYFKLPPNRVVELGSQLAL